Proteins encoded by one window of Desulfobulbaceae bacterium:
- a CDS encoding MBL fold metallo-hydrolase: protein MNMKMPFLYTANELFDWISKKPDFILLDVRNERDFDNWSVEGPEFFPYINIPYFNFMEDVQGSVNRVPQGQKVRIVCAKEGSAKYVADLLCQNGFSDVGYLKQGIVGWGNVLATKRISSEGDEHILYQFIRPGKASCSYMLIFQKEAMVFDPSRNIDEYIRVAKEHGAKIIKTFETHRQADYISGSPQLAQEKGCTAIVNSLDFEGAAFPYEPIIPGKAYTFSQKGPEVVALHTPGHTLGSTCFLIDNKYLLSGDTIFINTAGRPDLGGKWQEWARELYLTLMLRMRTLSDEIIVLPGHYTSWSEANSSHVFAAKLGALKENIIAFRLPNEKKFAEFIQDNMRPQPGVYTEIRRVNGGWLKVSPEEADAMDLGKNECGASNYGKVGVSAEVQRSTT, encoded by the coding sequence ATGAACATGAAAATGCCTTTTCTTTACACCGCTAACGAACTTTTTGATTGGATCAGTAAAAAACCGGATTTCATCCTGCTTGATGTGCGCAACGAAAGAGATTTTGACAACTGGAGCGTGGAAGGACCTGAATTTTTTCCCTATATCAATATCCCCTACTTCAATTTCATGGAGGATGTGCAGGGTAGTGTAAATCGCGTCCCTCAGGGGCAAAAAGTGCGAATTGTTTGCGCGAAAGAGGGCTCAGCCAAATATGTTGCCGACCTCCTCTGCCAGAACGGTTTTAGCGATGTCGGCTACCTCAAACAAGGGATTGTCGGCTGGGGCAATGTCCTCGCCACCAAGAGAATAAGCAGTGAAGGGGACGAGCACATACTCTACCAGTTTATTCGACCTGGCAAGGCATCCTGCAGCTACATGCTCATCTTTCAAAAAGAGGCTATGGTTTTTGATCCATCGCGCAATATCGATGAATACATTCGAGTAGCCAAAGAGCATGGCGCCAAGATAATCAAGACCTTCGAAACCCACCGTCAGGCCGATTACATCTCAGGCAGCCCACAACTTGCTCAAGAAAAAGGCTGCACCGCCATCGTCAACAGCCTGGATTTTGAGGGAGCTGCCTTCCCCTATGAGCCGATTATCCCTGGCAAGGCCTATACTTTCAGCCAAAAAGGACCTGAAGTGGTTGCGCTGCACACCCCAGGCCACACCTTGGGCAGCACATGTTTTCTCATTGACAACAAATACCTCTTAAGCGGCGACACCATCTTCATCAACACGGCAGGACGGCCGGATCTTGGTGGCAAATGGCAAGAGTGGGCTCGGGAACTCTACCTCACGCTCATGCTGCGCATGCGCACCTTAAGCGATGAGATAATTGTTCTGCCCGGCCACTACACCAGCTGGAGCGAAGCCAATAGTTCCCATGTCTTTGCAGCAAAGCTGGGGGCATTGAAGGAAAACATCATTGCCTTCAGGCTCCCGAACGAAAAGAAATTTGCCGAATTTATCCAGGACAACATGCGACCCCAACCCGGAGTGTATACTGAAATCCGTAGAGTCAATGGCGGCTGGCTCAAAGTCAGCCCAGAGGAGGCCGACGCCATGGATCTTGGCAAAAATGAATGTGGCGCCAGCAACTACGGCAAAGTAGGTGTAAGCGCCGAAGTTCAGCGCAGCACAACCTAG
- the nifA gene encoding nif-specific transcriptional activator NifA has product MTPQTTTRDIKPLTQGCTEVIELTALHEIAQLIGSAHNLDKTLTSVLKVLHDILRMERATLLVLDESCQHLSIKASYGLSNEEKKRGVYRLDEGITGKIFASRAPFVVPDIHSEPLFLNKTRSRNINKEALSFLGVPVLITGEPVGVLTVDRLFGLEIPFEEDIRFLTVVATLIAQFLVLNKEIRKKEAHLREENRSLKAQLTPMFSQHNILGQSKVMLEVFSSITKVSPSSATVLLLGESGTGKELVARAVHQASRRNNNPFLTVNCAALPENLLESELLGHEKGAFTSALARKKGRFELADTGTLFLDEIGELPLELQAKLLRVLQEQQFERLGGTTTISVDVRIIAATNRSLATAVAKGRFRADLYYRLNVVPIILPPLRERIEDIPLLIDHFLAISNNINQKNVRLSREVMDYLAQYQWPGNVREMQNLIERLVIMTDRDLVLLTDLPTFVVAEPEVSEPRSNPAIPPPPAVNTHRPSLDEIERGEIEAALKRNGWVQARAARDLGLTPRQMGYKIRKYELSRPNFA; this is encoded by the coding sequence ATGACGCCACAGACAACGACACGCGACATCAAGCCCTTGACCCAGGGATGCACAGAAGTAATCGAACTAACGGCACTTCATGAAATAGCCCAACTGATAGGATCGGCACACAATCTGGACAAAACACTTACTTCAGTCCTTAAGGTCCTACACGATATCCTGCGCATGGAGAGAGCAACACTGTTAGTGCTTGACGAGAGCTGCCAACACCTTTCGATCAAGGCGTCGTACGGTCTCAGCAATGAGGAGAAAAAGCGGGGGGTATACCGTCTTGACGAGGGAATCACCGGCAAGATATTCGCCAGCCGCGCCCCCTTCGTCGTTCCTGATATTCACAGCGAACCGTTGTTTCTTAACAAAACTCGATCACGGAATATCAACAAGGAGGCACTTTCATTTTTGGGAGTACCAGTACTAATTACTGGCGAACCGGTTGGAGTGTTGACAGTAGACCGATTATTCGGGCTTGAAATTCCATTCGAAGAAGACATTCGATTTCTGACCGTGGTCGCCACCCTGATTGCGCAATTCCTGGTCCTGAATAAAGAAATTCGAAAAAAAGAGGCCCATCTGCGAGAAGAGAACCGTTCTCTCAAGGCCCAACTTACCCCGATGTTCAGCCAGCACAATATCTTAGGTCAAAGCAAAGTGATGCTCGAAGTCTTCTCGTCCATCACCAAGGTCTCGCCTTCCAGCGCCACTGTCCTTCTCCTTGGTGAATCCGGCACAGGCAAGGAGCTGGTAGCCCGCGCCGTTCACCAAGCGAGCAGAAGAAACAACAACCCGTTCCTGACAGTTAACTGCGCAGCCCTGCCGGAAAATTTGCTCGAAAGCGAACTGCTGGGCCATGAGAAGGGGGCCTTCACCAGCGCCTTGGCCCGCAAAAAAGGCCGTTTCGAATTGGCAGACACCGGCACCCTATTCTTAGACGAAATCGGCGAACTCCCCTTGGAACTCCAAGCCAAACTTCTGCGAGTCCTTCAGGAACAGCAGTTTGAGCGCCTCGGCGGCACCACGACCATCAGCGTAGATGTCCGAATTATTGCCGCCACTAACCGCAGCCTCGCTACGGCCGTAGCAAAAGGAAGATTTCGCGCCGATCTCTATTACAGACTCAACGTAGTGCCGATCATCCTTCCGCCCCTTCGGGAACGAATCGAGGATATCCCGCTCCTCATCGATCATTTTTTGGCCATCAGCAACAACATCAACCAAAAAAATGTGCGTCTCTCTCGTGAGGTAATGGATTATTTGGCTCAATACCAGTGGCCCGGCAATGTCCGTGAAATGCAAAATCTGATTGAACGTCTGGTTATCATGACAGACAGAGACCTGGTACTCCTGACCGATCTGCCCACCTTCGTGGTGGCTGAGCCTGAAGTAAGCGAACCACGGAGCAATCCCGCGATCCCGCCACCGCCAGCAGTGAATACTCATCGGCCTTCCCTGGATGAAATAGAACGAGGTGAAATAGAAGCGGCACTCAAGAGGAACGGTTGGGTCCAGGCACGAGCGGCGCGTGATCTAGGACTCACCCCAAGACAGATGGGATACAAGATCAGAAAATACGAACTCAGTCGCCCGAATTTTGCTTAA
- the nifH gene encoding nitrogenase iron protein: MRKVAIYGKGGIGKSTTTQNTVAGLSEMGRKVMVVGCDPKADSTRLLLGGMAQKSVLDTLREEGEDVELENIRKAGYGGTWCVESGGPEPGVGCAGRGIITSINMLESLGAYEESEGLDYAFYDVLGDVVCGGFAMPIRDGKAEEIYIVCSGEMMAMYAANNISKGIMKFAQSGAVRLGGLICNSRNVDNEKEMIQEFAKKLGTQMIYFVPRDNDVQRAEINRKTVIEWNPEVAQADQYRGLAKAIDENTMFVVPTPLEIEELEKLLMDFGLMN, translated from the coding sequence ATGAGGAAAGTAGCAATTTACGGTAAGGGCGGAATCGGCAAGTCAACCACTACTCAGAATACGGTGGCAGGGTTGAGTGAGATGGGGCGCAAGGTCATGGTCGTCGGCTGTGACCCCAAGGCAGATTCAACGCGTCTGCTGCTGGGGGGGATGGCCCAGAAATCGGTACTTGATACCTTGCGTGAGGAAGGTGAGGATGTGGAACTTGAAAATATCCGCAAGGCTGGTTATGGCGGGACCTGGTGTGTCGAGTCGGGTGGACCCGAGCCGGGGGTGGGGTGTGCTGGCCGCGGTATCATCACCTCTATCAATATGCTCGAGTCGTTAGGGGCCTATGAGGAGAGCGAAGGGCTTGACTACGCATTTTACGATGTACTTGGCGACGTTGTTTGTGGTGGGTTCGCTATGCCGATTCGTGATGGCAAGGCGGAAGAGATCTACATCGTCTGTTCAGGTGAGATGATGGCCATGTACGCGGCCAACAACATCAGCAAAGGTATCATGAAATTTGCTCAGTCCGGCGCGGTTCGGCTTGGAGGTTTGATCTGTAACTCTCGTAACGTTGATAACGAAAAGGAGATGATTCAGGAGTTCGCCAAAAAACTTGGCACCCAGATGATCTACTTCGTCCCCCGTGACAATGATGTCCAGCGGGCTGAAATTAATCGAAAGACAGTCATTGAGTGGAATCCGGAAGTTGCTCAGGCAGACCAGTATCGAGGATTGGCCAAGGCTATTGACGAAAATACCATGTTCGTCGTTCCGACTCCTCTGGAAATTGAGGAACTTGAAAAGCTGCTCATGGATTTTGGTCTCATGAACTGA
- a CDS encoding P-II family nitrogen regulator, which produces MLTMIRAIVRLEKADKVLASLMEAGFPAVTKYSVAGRGKQRGIKIGEVTYDEIPKVMLLSVINTEDKDFFIDTVMKTARSAGKGAFGDGKIFISEVEESYTISSGVKETAYAAEGVAS; this is translated from the coding sequence ATGTTGACCATGATTAGAGCCATTGTCAGACTGGAAAAAGCAGATAAAGTCCTTGCATCCTTAATGGAGGCAGGATTCCCGGCTGTAACCAAATATTCGGTAGCTGGCCGCGGTAAGCAACGCGGCATCAAGATAGGCGAGGTTACCTATGATGAGATTCCCAAGGTCATGCTGTTGAGCGTGATCAATACCGAAGACAAAGATTTTTTCATTGATACGGTGATGAAAACTGCTCGGTCTGCCGGGAAAGGAGCGTTTGGCGACGGGAAGATCTTCATTTCCGAGGTGGAGGAGTCATACACCATCAGTTCCGGGGTCAAGGAGACCGCCTATGCAGCGGAGGGGGTGGCGTCATGA
- a CDS encoding P-II family nitrogen regulator, translated as MKEVIAIVRINMMNQTKQALTDCGIDAFFAHEAHGRGKGFANPQVLEGAQKGYEEAASLLGGKGQLYPKRMVTAVVADKKVKEVVAAIIEANKTGKPGDGKIFVVPLKDAIRVRTGEKGAKSIS; from the coding sequence ATGAAAGAGGTCATCGCCATCGTTCGCATCAATATGATGAACCAGACCAAACAGGCCTTGACCGACTGCGGTATCGATGCATTTTTCGCTCATGAAGCCCATGGCCGAGGCAAGGGGTTTGCTAATCCCCAGGTTCTGGAGGGGGCTCAGAAGGGTTACGAGGAGGCGGCGTCTCTACTTGGCGGCAAAGGCCAGCTCTATCCAAAGCGGATGGTAACAGCGGTGGTTGCCGACAAAAAGGTGAAGGAGGTAGTTGCCGCGATTATCGAGGCCAATAAAACCGGCAAGCCGGGTGATGGCAAGATCTTTGTCGTGCCGCTTAAAGATGCGATTCGGGTCAGAACCGGAGAAAAGGGCGCTAAGTCGATATCGTAA
- the nifD gene encoding nitrogenase molybdenum-iron protein alpha chain has translation MATAMKKKLVQWDPVDVKAQLLEKYPAKVARKRAKQIMINEALSNSTPEISANVRTTPGIISMRGCTYAGCKGVIMGPTRDIVNLVHGPIGCSFYAWLTRRNQTDAGIDGENYMNYCFSTDMQDSDIIFGGEKKLEAAIQEAYDLFHPRSIAVFATCPVGLIGDDIHTVSKRMKEKFGDCNVYAFSCEGYKGVSQSAGHHIANNQVFRHIIGENDVPKEGKYKINLLGEYNIGGDGFEIDRIFKKCGITNIATFSGNSTYDQFASAHQADLNAVMCHRSINYVADMLETKFGIPWVKVNFIGANATAKSLRKIAEYFGDQELIDTVDAVIAEEMPEVESALKEVLPRTEGKTAMMFLGGSRAHHYQELFNEMGMKTISAGYEFAHRDDYEGRQVIPNLEVDADSRNIEEIHVEADPTRFKPRKTEAEIERLTKDGYQFKHYDGLIPDMEKNTLIIDDLNQYEAEQLVELMKPDIFCAGIKEKYSIQKLGVPMKQLHSYDSGGPYAGFKGAVNFYHEIDRLVNSKVWSYMKAPWQENPQLSATYQWE, from the coding sequence ATGGCTACAGCAATGAAAAAAAAGCTGGTGCAGTGGGACCCGGTCGATGTCAAGGCTCAGCTCCTTGAGAAGTACCCGGCCAAGGTCGCCAGGAAACGCGCCAAGCAGATCATGATCAACGAGGCGCTGTCAAACTCAACGCCGGAGATTTCTGCCAACGTGCGGACCACTCCCGGTATCATTTCCATGCGCGGTTGTACCTATGCCGGCTGCAAAGGCGTTATCATGGGGCCGACCCGAGATATCGTCAATTTGGTCCACGGTCCGATCGGCTGTTCATTTTACGCTTGGTTGACTCGCCGGAACCAGACCGACGCCGGTATTGATGGCGAGAATTATATGAACTACTGCTTTAGCACCGATATGCAGGACTCTGACATCATCTTTGGTGGGGAGAAGAAGCTGGAAGCAGCTATTCAGGAGGCGTATGACCTGTTTCATCCTCGCTCAATAGCTGTTTTCGCCACCTGTCCGGTGGGGTTGATAGGTGATGATATTCACACCGTGTCCAAGAGAATGAAGGAGAAGTTCGGCGACTGTAATGTTTATGCTTTCAGTTGTGAAGGATATAAGGGGGTCTCTCAGTCTGCCGGTCATCATATCGCCAATAATCAGGTCTTCCGTCATATCATCGGAGAGAATGATGTGCCAAAAGAGGGAAAATACAAAATCAACCTGTTGGGTGAGTACAATATCGGCGGCGACGGTTTTGAGATTGATCGAATTTTTAAAAAGTGCGGGATCACCAATATCGCTACTTTCTCCGGCAATTCGACTTACGATCAGTTCGCCTCTGCTCATCAGGCCGACTTGAACGCGGTCATGTGCCATCGTTCCATCAATTATGTGGCCGATATGCTGGAGACCAAGTTCGGCATCCCGTGGGTCAAAGTGAACTTCATCGGCGCTAATGCCACGGCCAAGTCGCTGCGGAAGATTGCAGAGTACTTTGGCGATCAGGAGTTGATCGACACGGTTGACGCGGTCATTGCCGAGGAGATGCCTGAGGTGGAGTCGGCGCTTAAAGAGGTGCTGCCGCGGACCGAAGGCAAGACCGCCATGATGTTCCTTGGTGGTTCCCGAGCCCATCACTATCAAGAGCTGTTTAATGAGATGGGGATGAAGACCATCTCTGCCGGTTACGAATTTGCCCATCGTGATGACTATGAGGGGCGTCAGGTGATCCCGAACCTTGAGGTTGATGCCGACAGCCGTAATATTGAAGAGATTCATGTCGAGGCCGATCCCACGCGTTTCAAACCGCGCAAGACCGAGGCGGAAATCGAGAGGCTTACGAAGGATGGGTATCAGTTTAAGCACTATGATGGTCTGATCCCTGATATGGAGAAGAATACCCTGATCATCGATGACCTCAATCAGTATGAGGCCGAACAGTTGGTGGAGTTGATGAAGCCGGATATTTTTTGCGCCGGGATTAAGGAAAAGTACTCCATTCAGAAGCTGGGCGTGCCCATGAAGCAGCTTCACTCCTATGACTCGGGCGGTCCGTACGCCGGATTCAAGGGTGCAGTCAACTTCTACCATGAAATCGATCGCTTGGTGAATAGCAAGGTTTGGAGCTACATGAAGGCCCCGTGGCAGGAGAATCCGCAACTCTCTGCGACGTATCAGTGGGAGTAG